A region of Pyxidicoccus parkwaysis DNA encodes the following proteins:
- a CDS encoding kelch motif-containing protein — protein MAALLAAVMTVACGQSGAPAPEASAQASQKSAVVTASPLHNRTGATLTLLANGKVLLAGGTTDGAPRYFRSSELYTPGASSPWAETGPLVTARYDHAATLLQNGKVLVSGGLMDDGDSTRSELYDPGTGLWSSTGALNVPRARHTQTLLPNGKVLVVGGDNPSTTRGLASAELYDPATGLWTLAAAPAFTYSGHTATLLKQGTVLVLGNRNQGELYNPATNTWSTVATSPTTVAAGHSATLLSQTAEGRVLVVTPTWTNDVAAQVDWRYIPTTNSWSASPNQTSPVRVGHKALELANGTVLVLGGVNPTTGAPISEVRRFNPSLNNWTPVPSLAFARRDFQAVLLSNSPDQVLVVGGWGKDSSGAWVRQPAELYSTGCVPQTCSEVGAQCGAPFDECGGVLDCGNCGANATCEGDYTCSPTCTPPSNTCVGQCGCIVDACGNTVDCGTCTPSCPLGEIPCCGSCMTRTECNQTACATAPQLIPNSSALCF, from the coding sequence ATGGCGGCATTGCTTGCCGCGGTCATGACGGTGGCATGTGGTCAGTCGGGCGCCCCGGCCCCGGAGGCGTCCGCCCAGGCCAGCCAGAAGTCGGCGGTCGTCACGGCCTCTCCCCTCCACAACCGCACGGGGGCCACCCTGACCCTGCTCGCCAACGGCAAGGTGTTGCTCGCCGGAGGAACGACGGATGGGGCGCCGAGATACTTCCGCAGCAGTGAGCTGTACACGCCGGGCGCCTCGTCTCCGTGGGCGGAGACCGGCCCGCTCGTGACGGCCCGGTATGACCATGCCGCCACGTTGTTGCAGAACGGCAAGGTGCTGGTCTCCGGCGGCCTGATGGATGACGGCGACTCGACGAGGTCCGAGCTGTATGACCCGGGCACCGGCCTGTGGAGCTCCACCGGCGCGCTCAACGTGCCGCGGGCCCGCCACACGCAGACGCTGCTCCCCAATGGGAAGGTGCTGGTGGTGGGCGGGGACAACCCCTCGACGACGCGGGGGCTGGCCTCGGCCGAGCTGTACGACCCGGCCACCGGCCTGTGGACCCTGGCCGCCGCGCCGGCCTTCACCTACTCCGGCCACACCGCCACGCTCCTGAAGCAGGGCACGGTGCTGGTGCTGGGCAACCGGAACCAGGGGGAGCTCTACAACCCCGCCACCAACACCTGGTCCACGGTGGCGACCAGCCCCACGACGGTGGCGGCGGGCCACTCCGCGACGCTGCTGAGCCAGACGGCGGAGGGCCGCGTGCTGGTGGTGACGCCCACCTGGACCAACGACGTCGCCGCGCAGGTGGACTGGCGGTACATCCCGACGACCAACTCCTGGTCCGCGTCCCCCAACCAGACGAGCCCCGTGCGTGTCGGCCACAAGGCGCTGGAGCTGGCCAACGGCACCGTCCTGGTACTCGGGGGCGTGAACCCGACGACGGGCGCCCCCATCAGCGAGGTCCGGCGGTTCAACCCTTCGTTGAACAACTGGACCCCCGTCCCGTCCCTGGCCTTTGCGCGGCGCGACTTCCAGGCGGTGCTACTGAGCAACTCGCCGGACCAGGTGCTCGTCGTAGGAGGGTGGGGCAAGGACTCGAGCGGGGCGTGGGTGCGCCAGCCGGCGGAGCTGTACTCGACGGGCTGCGTGCCGCAGACGTGCTCGGAGGTGGGAGCGCAGTGCGGTGCGCCTTTCGACGAGTGTGGCGGCGTGCTCGACTGCGGCAACTGCGGCGCGAACGCCACCTGCGAGGGCGACTACACATGCTCGCCCACCTGCACCCCGCCGTCGAACACCTGTGTGGGCCAGTGCGGCTGCATCGTCGATGCCTGCGGCAACACCGTGGACTGTGGCACGTGCACCCCTTCCTGCCCCTTGGGAGAGATCCCGTGCTGCGGGAGCTGCATGACCCGGACGGAGTGCAATCAGACCGCCTGCGCTACGGCGCCGCAGCTCATCCCGAATTCCTCCGCCCTCTGCTTCTGA